The Thermoplasmata archaeon DNA segment GAGCGTGACCGTCGCGGTGAAGGAGGGCGGCGGCCTCACGTTGAAGGGATTGGCCGAAGCCGTCGCGGAGAAGCTTTGCGCGCTGTCCGTGGCGGTGACCTGGTAGGTTCCCGTGAGCGGGCTCAGCGCGAGCTGGAACACGTAGTTCAGGTTGCCCGTGGCGTCCGTGCTCAGGGCCGTGTTGCTGTAGCCCGTCACGATCAGTCCGGTCGCCTGGTCCGTCACGTTGACGCTCACCGCGACATTGGGTTCCCGCACGCCGCCGCCGATGCCCGTGACCGTGCTCTGGATGGCGACCGGCACGTACTCGCCCGGCTCGAAGTAGCCGCGACCCGGGACCGCGACGGTCACGATGATGCCCAGGTTCCCGATTCCGAAGTTGGCTCCCGCCGTGCTGTGGCGGAGGCCCGCGGTGTCGTTGAACCAGGCGTTGATCGTGGCGATCTGGGGCGCGGTGACGCCCGTGCTCAGGGTGAAGCTGAGAGTGCCCTGGGACGCGGTCAGGTTGAACTGCCGGGAGGTGAGGAGGCTCGCGCCCGTGGCCTGAAGGACTTGGATGGCGCCCGCGCCCGCCGGCGCCTGGGTGCCGTTCTGGGCGTAGGTCGCGGACCACGTGACCGTCACCCCGTCCCCGGGGATGTACCCGCGGCGGTCGGACCAAACGCTCAGCCGGTACGTGGCGATTGCGAAGGGCACGACCCGCGGGGGTTGGCCCGAGGTCGTGTCCGTCGCCACCACGGTGTAGCCGGCGCCGTCCGGCCAGCCCGGCTGGACGACGATGGACTGGGGGATCGTCCCGGTGTTGGGGATGCTGATGCCTGCGTGGCTGAACAGGGTCTGGGTCGCGTTGTGGACCTCGAGAGTGATGGAGTCCGCCGGCGTGGCCGTGAGCGTGACCGTCATGGTCTCGCCGGGAACGAACGTATGCCCGCCCCAGTACCGGCTATTGGCGACCGTCAGACCTGCGCCCGTCCACACCGCACGCGACGACGGGACCAGGAGGAGGCCTGCCGTGGCCAGCATTCCGATCGCAAGCGCGACTGCGAGCAGGCGCACAACGCCGCCGCTCTTCTGACGATGTAGTGCCATCTCAACCCATCCCTTGGATTGGCCCCGGGTTCCGCGCCCGCGGTCGGTCGGCGATTGTGTCTGACATACTTAATAGTTTTGTCCGGTCCGCGTCGGACGCACCCCACCGCCATCCGGGGTCCGACGCTAGGCTCCCCGCGCCGCGGCACCCGGGCTGGCGCGCAGGCGCGTGAACAGGGACTGCGCGCGCGTCCGCCAAGGCGCCGCCTCGTCGGCCCTGCCCTGGGCCTCGTACACGTGGGCGATCTCCTCGTACCGATTCGCCAGGCTGTACGGGTTATCAAGGCCCGCGATGAGCTCCACGGAGGCCAGGAGCTCCTGCTCCGCGCGGGGCCACTCCCCGCGGCGCGCCGCGACGAGCCCCAGGTTGGCCCGCGCCGTGGACACGGCCATGGGATCGCGGATCGTCGAGGCGAGGTCCAAGGCGCGGTGCGCGCAGGACGCTGCCCGGTCCGTCTCCTCGAGCCGCAGGAAGTTGTCCGCGGCGTTCGCGAGGGCGTACGCGGCGAAGCGCACCTCCCCCGCACCGAGGGCGACGTCCGCGGAGCGCTCGAACGCGCGTGCCGCGTCCTCGGGCTTCCCTTCCTGGCTCAGGATGATCGCGAGGTTGTTCTCGATCGCCGCGAACTCCCGGCTCCCCGGGCGGGCCAGGCGCTGCCCCTCCTCGAGCCGCGTGCGGGCGGCCGCGAGGTCTCCGCGGGCGATCAGGGCGGCCCCGAGGTCCGTGAGCGCGCGGGTCCGCTCCCGGGACGCGTCCTCCAGGAGGAGCGTGGCCCGCGTCAGGTAGTCCACCGCGACACCCAGGTTTCCGAGGCGCCGCTCCACACCGCCCAGGGCCCGAAGCGCTTCCCCCTCGAGGACGGGCACCCCCATGAGGCTGGCGTCGCGCACCGCCGAGCCCAGGAGCCGCTGGGCCTCCGCGTACGCGCCCTGCCGCGTCAGGATCCGGCCCAGATGGATCCGCGCCCGGAGCCGCTCCTCGGGGCTCCCGCGCCGCACGATCCCCTCGAGGATCGCTCGTGCCTCCTCGAACTTCCCGAGGAACATCTCCGTTTCCGCGAGGAGCCGGCTGGGCCGCAAGGAAGGCGGCAAGCCCAGGAGGCACGCTTCGAGCTCGCCCGCGCGGGCGCCGTCCGCGTACGTCTCCCCGTGCTCCACGATTAGGTTCGCGGCGGCCTCGAGCTCCCGCGCCTCGATTCGATGGTGGGCCGCCTCGAGCGGGTCTCCACGCTCCTCCCAGTACGCGGCGGCGCGTGCATTGGCAAGGCGTCGCGCCGGCTCGGGCATCCGGCCGAGGTAGAACTCCCGCACGAGGTCGTGGAGGAGGTAGCCTTCCTCGCGGTGCTGGAGCACCGCCCGCTTCAGGAGATGGCGCAGCTGGGCCACGGTGGCCCCGAGGGCCTCCGGGGATTTCGCGGGGCGGCGGAGAATCGCGAACGTCTTCAAGACGTCCTCGGAGACATCGTCGATTCCCTCGAGCACGGTCTCGAGGACGAACCGTTCCGTCTCGAGCGCGCCCGCGGTGAGGCCGCTTGCCGCGAAGAGCTCGAGGGCGAGCGGGTGGCCTCGGGTGGCCCGGAGGACCTCTTCGATTTCCGACGCGCCGAGGCCCGAACGGCGATGGACCAGGAGGGCCTCCGCCGCGCGCGGGTCGAGCCCCGACAGGGGGACCTCGAGGATGCCGCCGTCGCTCAGGTCGCCGCGGTCGTAGAACGTGGGCTGGGCGCGGCTCGCGACGAGAATCTTGCAACCGAGCCGCGTCTCCAAGAGGGACTTGAGGATGCCTTCCGCAGGCGGGCAAGCCTGCAGGTCGTCGAGCACGACGAGGCAGCCAGTCAGGTCTTCTCGGAGGACCGCCAGGGCCTCGAGCGGATCGTACGCGGGCCGGACGAGGACCGCCTTGAGGCGCCGACGGCCTTGGCGGCCCAGGAAGTCCGCGAAGGAGGAGAGGATGCCGTGGGCGTCGTCGTGGGGGTACAGCCGCCGCGGCAGGACGGGCAGCGTTGCGTCCTCGAGCACCTTCGCGAGGAGGGCGCTCTTCCCGACCCCGGCGACCCCGACGACGACGGCGACGGGCCGCGGGTCGCGGTCGAGCCAAGCCCGCAGGGTCGCGAGCTCTGGCTCGCGGCCGAAGAAGGGCGGTCTCGCCGGCTGTGGAGGCCGCGGTGCCTCCCGCGGCCGCAGGTCGACGACGTCCCCCGCCAAGATCCGTTGGATGCCTTCCCCCTCGCGGATCCCGGCCTTGTGGAGTGCCTCCAAGGCCTCCTCGCCGCGCACCTCGCGCTCGCCCTCGGGCGTGATCAGGCGGACGGACCGGCTCCGTGCGTGTTCTCGCATCCGCCGCGCGAGCTCCTGCCCGGCCGGCGTCAACACGTACACCTTGCGCCGGGTCTTCGCGCTGGCCACGTGGGCCATGCGTTCCTCGACCTTGCCCGCCTCGCGGAGACGCTTGAGTTCCAGAGCGACGTGAGCCCGGCTGATCCCCAGGGCGGCACCGATCCCGTCCTGCGTCATGTCGGGAGGGACCTCGTACGCGTCCGTGTGCCGGAGGAATCCGGAGAGATGGACGATAATCCGTTCGCCGACGGTAGCTCCCGGCACGGAGCGAAGCACCCCCGCTCGGAGAACGTAGCCGCTCGATTTTACTTAAGGGCCATGTATATGCAGCCTCCCGGGACGCCGTCGCGGACGACGGGCGTCACGGGCCGCGGCGCAGCTCGGCGAGGAGGTCGGGGAGCGGGGTCAGGTCCGGGATCTCCCGGTCGGGCCGCGGATCGGACACACCCCGTACGAGCCCCAGCCGGTTCACCCACACGGTCCGCATGCCGAGGCGGGACGCCCCCTCGACGTCCGCGGTCAGGGAATCGCCCACGTGGACCACGTCCTCGGGCTCTGCCCGCAGGCGCTCGAGCGCGACTTCGAAGATCCGCGGCCGCGGCTTGTACGCGCGCACGCTTTCCGACGTCACGACGTGGTCGAACGACAATCCGTTCTTCCGGAGGAGCCCCTTGAGAAACGCATCGTCCGCATTGGAGACTACCGCGCGCGGGAGTCCGTCCACGCGCGCGAGCACGCCCGCGCTTTCGGGGAAAGCCTTCGCGTTTGCCCACATCCGGTTCAGCATCTCGATGTACGGCCCCGTCTCGCCTTCCATGCCGTAGTCCGCCATGGTCTTCGCGAGGCTGTCGTCCGTCGCATCCTGCAGGGTCTGGAACTCCCCTTGCTCCGCGCCGAAGAAGTAGCGGTCCCAGGTCTCCAGGAGCTTCTCCGGCGCCAGGCTCGGGCGGTGGTCCATGCAGACGGCGCGGGCCACGTGGATCAGGACGTCGCGGCCTGTGTCGATCAGCGTGCCGAACGCGTCGAACGTGACCGCGCGGATCATTGGGTCTCCCGACGGCGGGGGTGGGTCATGACCTTTGCCGTCGCCCGGTCGCGCACATCCGCCGCAGCGGGCACGGGGCGCACTTCGGCCGGGCTCGGCAGAACGTCTTCGCGTGCCGGACGAGGAGGGCGTGGTACTCCCGGAACCGGTCGACCTCGCGGGGGAGCCGGTCCTCGAAGTACCGCTGGACGTGCTCGTACGCCTGCGTCTCGAAGAGCCCGACGCGGTTCCCGATCCGGATCGTGTACGCGTCCACGACGAACACGGGATGGCGGCCCGCGTACAGGAGGATGGAGTCCGCCGTCTCGGGGCCCACGCCGGGCTGGGCCAGGAGGTCCGCGCGGAGGGCCTCCGTGGGAGCGCGGAAGAAGCGGCGGAGGTCGCCGTCCGAGCAGTCCACGAGATGGCGGCAGAAGGCCTTGAGCCGGCCTGGCTTCGTCCGGTATAGGCCCGCCACGCGGATCGCACGCCGGATCCGGGGCACGGACGCGGCGGCCACCGCATGGGGGTCCATGATCCCGGCCTCCTCGAGGTTCGCGATGGCCCGCTCCACGTTCCCCCATGCCGTCTGTTGCATGAGGAGCGCACCCACGACGACCTCGAAGTCCGACTCCGCGGGCCACCAGTGCTGGGGACCGTAGTGGTCCAGGAGTCGGCGGAAGATCGCCGCAGCCTTGTCCATCCGCGCGACGAACGCGGCGCGGGGCAAGAGCCTTGCCGTTGATAGCGGACCCCGCGGGCTTTAAGCCAACCCCCCAGATGCCCGCGCGTGGACCCCCTCGCCCTCCTGATGACGGGGAACAACCTCTGGTACCCCTCCTGGGACGAGTCCCTCTTCCGCGCGCTGAACCTCATCGGTACGAACGCGGTCCTGGACGTCCTCATGGTCGGTCTCACGGACCTCGCGCTGCCCTACGTCCTCGTGCTCCTGGTGATCCCGCTGTGGTGGAAGGGCCAACGCGACCGAGCGTTCGACCTCGTCGTGGTCCTCCTGGCGGTCATCGTCGTCACGGAGGTCCTGAAGTACGGGTTCGACCGCGCCCGCCCATGCGACGTCCTGCCCAACGTGAACCTGCTGTACCGGGGAGCGTGTGCCGCGGAGGGCGATCCTTCGTTCCCGAGCGGGCACGCGTCCCGGATCTTCGCGGTGGCCGCCTTCCTGGCCGTGTACTACCGATGGCCCGTGAAGGCCTCTGCGTTCCTGCTCGCGGTCGGCGCGGGGATCAGCCGCGTGTACCTGGGCGTGCACTGGCCCTCGGACGTCCTCGCGGGGGCGGCCGTGGGAGCCGCGGTCGCCCTCGGGGTCATCCTCCTCGCGCGGCGGTGGGCTTGGTACCAGAAGCTCCGGGCGCGCGTCGTGGACGCCGTGGCGAGGCTCCTGCCGCGACGGGCCCGCTCCGCCTAGGACGTCCTCGCCAGGAGCGCCCGCGCGCGGACCGCCGTCTCCTCGACGTGGGCCGCGACGTCCGCGAGGCTGCCGTCCGTGAGGGCGACGAGGAACACCTTCGGGGTCACGACGCGGACGACGAGGTTCCCCGCCTCCGTCTGTACGGTGACCTTCTGCGGCGACGGTCCTTTCGTCGCGGAGTAGATCACCTCGAGGGCCCCGAGGAGGGTGGCCGCCATGGTCGCGAAGTTGTCCGCGGGGACATCGTCCGGGAGGACCGAGGCCAGGACGCCGCCGGACCGCGTGACCACCGCGGACATCCGACTCCCCGTCTGCCCGTTGAATCCCTTCAGAAGAATCCGCAGTTCCTCGGAGCCGCCGGCCAGGTCCGTCCCCCCGGAGTGGTGCCGATGGGTCGTGCGTTATTTATACCTGTCTTCGGGCCGCCGCGGCGTGAGTACCGCTGGGGCGTTGAATCCGGTCACCGGACTGGCGTGGAGTACTTGAACCGGCGGCGGAGCGTCGGTCCGGCGTCGGACGTGGAGAACATGTACTCCACCCTGGCGGCCCCAGGAACAACAGGGCCGCCCTTGCGCGCGGCGACACGATCGCCCACGGGGACGTGTCCGCGGACGTCCTCGAGGCGGGAACGCGCGCTACGAGCGGCGGCGGGGCGCATTTCGGAGAGTTCTACTCCCCGGCTTCGGTGGCCTCGAGGATCGGCAAGAGACCAAGCTGTACCTGCAGCGGAGGTTCATTCACGACGGCACAGGGGGCGAGGCGTATAGTATCAGCATCCCCCGCCGGGTCGCGGAGAAGCTCCGGATCCGCCCCGGCGACGGCCTCGTGATCCTGGACGACGTCGACTCGACAATGCGGGAGATCGTACTCCAGGGTCCGCCCGGACTCACGATTCCCGCGTCCCCATCGTCCCCCCGTCCGTGGCGTGGACGCCGCTCCCTGACGGCGCGAGGTGTCCCGGCCGGACCCGCGGGACAGGGCTGACGCAGCCAGTAGAGGATCGCGGGTCCCCCGAGACACGGATCACTTTTAGGCTGGGATAAAACGGAACAAAATGATGACTAAGCTTATGTGCAGACTACGCACGTATGTGGGTCCCGAGGGAAGCGAGTGCGAAGGGAAATGAGGCCGCGCGCGGTCTTCCATTCCCCCACCCAGGAGATTCACACGACGTACTTCGGGCAACTGGGGGACAACGTCAGCGTGTCCGTTGGGTACCAACCCTCCACCGGCCTCAACTACTTCCACGTGTGCGCCGCAGGATGTCAGGATGAGAGCTTTTCAGGGACCCCGGACCTGAGCCGAGCGTTTTATATCGCGACGATGAACATCTACGCGCCGAACGGCGACGTGAATGCCCCTCCCGCTATGTGGATCCAGGCCCCCGAAATCACACAACGCGTGGTGTTCGGTCCGGTCGACAGTGTGCTGAATCCGTCGGACAGTGTGCTGTGTGACTTCAACCAGTGGGGCTACACAAATATGAACATCACACCGAGCTACACGTCCAACGCACCGGGCACCTCCGTGTTCTCCCTCACCTTTTCCTACTGGTGATCCCATGCAGCGTAGCCTAATGTTGGCCGCAGTCCTCCCCGTCGCAGCGATTGCGATTGCCGCCGCCCTCATCCTCG contains these protein-coding regions:
- a CDS encoding AAA family ATPase → MPGATVGERIIVHLSGFLRHTDAYEVPPDMTQDGIGAALGISRAHVALELKRLREAGKVEERMAHVASAKTRRKVYVLTPAGQELARRMREHARSRSVRLITPEGEREVRGEEALEALHKAGIREGEGIQRILAGDVVDLRPREAPRPPQPARPPFFGREPELATLRAWLDRDPRPVAVVVGVAGVGKSALLAKVLEDATLPVLPRRLYPHDDAHGILSSFADFLGRQGRRRLKAVLVRPAYDPLEALAVLREDLTGCLVVLDDLQACPPAEGILKSLLETRLGCKILVASRAQPTFYDRGDLSDGGILEVPLSGLDPRAAEALLVHRRSGLGASEIEEVLRATRGHPLALELFAASGLTAGALETERFVLETVLEGIDDVSEDVLKTFAILRRPAKSPEALGATVAQLRHLLKRAVLQHREEGYLLHDLVREFYLGRMPEPARRLANARAAAYWEERGDPLEAAHHRIEARELEAAANLIVEHGETYADGARAGELEACLLGLPPSLRPSRLLAETEMFLGKFEEARAILEGIVRRGSPEERLRARIHLGRILTRQGAYAEAQRLLGSAVRDASLMGVPVLEGEALRALGGVERRLGNLGVAVDYLTRATLLLEDASRERTRALTDLGAALIARGDLAAARTRLEEGQRLARPGSREFAAIENNLAIILSQEGKPEDAARAFERSADVALGAGEVRFAAYALANAADNFLRLEETDRAASCAHRALDLASTIRDPMAVSTARANLGLVAARRGEWPRAEQELLASVELIAGLDNPYSLANRYEEIAHVYEAQGRADEAAPWRTRAQSLFTRLRASPGAAARGA
- a CDS encoding HAD family hydrolase — translated: MIRAVTFDAFGTLIDTGRDVLIHVARAVCMDHRPSLAPEKLLETWDRYFFGAEQGEFQTLQDATDDSLAKTMADYGMEGETGPYIEMLNRMWANAKAFPESAGVLARVDGLPRAVVSNADDAFLKGLLRKNGLSFDHVVTSESVRAYKPRPRIFEVALERLRAEPEDVVHVGDSLTADVEGASRLGMRTVWVNRLGLVRGVSDPRPDREIPDLTPLPDLLAELRRGP
- a CDS encoding phosphatase PAP2 family protein, coding for MDPLALLMTGNNLWYPSWDESLFRALNLIGTNAVLDVLMVGLTDLALPYVLVLLVIPLWWKGQRDRAFDLVVVLLAVIVVTEVLKYGFDRARPCDVLPNVNLLYRGACAAEGDPSFPSGHASRIFAVAAFLAVYYRWPVKASAFLLAVGAGISRVYLGVHWPSDVLAGAAVGAAVALGVILLARRWAWYQKLRARVVDAVARLLPRRARSA
- a CDS encoding roadblock/LC7 domain-containing protein, translated to MAGGSEELRILLKGFNGQTGSRMSAVVTRSGGVLASVLPDDVPADNFATMAATLLGALEVIYSATKGPSPQKVTVQTEAGNLVVRVVTPKVFLVALTDGSLADVAAHVEETAVRARALLARTS